In one window of bacterium DNA:
- a CDS encoding MotA/TolQ/ExbB proton channel family protein: protein MGNIWIASWQHCDIAGKIIMVSLGVLSFYSWYILIEKLFFLKDVEKKNRLFEKNLKSGKVKNFTKSPLNSVLEYGIELKQKTGLEQIDIYLQKAFLQVQSKLEKNITSLATIATIAPFLGLLGTVWGLLLSFMGISVAGSSSVKVVAAGVSEALITTVAGLIVAIPASVGYNYYRGRVINILDRMESVLPFIVNYLKHTE from the coding sequence ATGGGAAATATATGGATTGCTTCGTGGCAACATTGTGATATTGCGGGAAAAATTATAATGGTATCTCTCGGCGTACTTTCATTCTATTCTTGGTATATACTTATAGAAAAACTCTTTTTTCTGAAAGACGTAGAGAAAAAAAATAGACTTTTTGAAAAGAATCTTAAGAGCGGTAAAGTAAAAAATTTTACAAAATCCCCTTTAAACTCAGTTCTTGAATATGGAATAGAACTTAAACAAAAAACAGGATTGGAGCAGATAGATATATACCTTCAAAAAGCTTTCTTACAAGTGCAGTCTAAACTTGAAAAAAACATTACCTCTCTTGCAACCATAGCAACAATTGCGCCCTTCCTTGGACTTCTTGGTACGGTTTGGGGGCTTCTGTTGTCGTTTATGGGTATTTCTGTTGCAGGTTCTTCTTCTGTCAAGGTTGTTGCTGCTGGGGTTTCGGAGGCTCTGATTACAACTGTTGCTGGTTTGATAGTCGCTATTCCTGCCTCAGTAGGATATAATTATTATAGAGGACGCGTTATCAACATTTTAGACAGAATGGAATCTGTTCTTCCTTTTATAGTGAACTACTTGAAGCATACTGAATAG
- a CDS encoding NAD(P)H-dependent oxidoreductase, which yields MKIAIIYFSLSGRTRKLSYLLKETLEEQEFNVSISSLETKNTGSFVKNCIDAFKQKSVTLESIPDVKETDLIFLGSPVWAFDISPAMRSFIEQLDLSGKQVFLILTYGSGKGKDRAMNNFENLSNKKGAEVLGKRFVKGRKVDEEFPTIQGGIKECLKQFQQTKRRGQ from the coding sequence ATGAAAATTGCTATTATCTACTTTTCTTTATCAGGGCGAACAAGAAAGTTATCGTATTTACTCAAAGAGACACTTGAGGAACAAGAATTTAATGTTTCAATATCAAGTTTAGAAACAAAAAATACTGGTTCTTTTGTGAAAAATTGTATAGATGCTTTTAAGCAGAAAAGTGTTACCCTTGAATCAATACCTGACGTAAAAGAGACAGACCTTATATTTTTGGGTAGTCCTGTGTGGGCTTTTGATATCTCCCCTGCTATGCGTTCTTTCATTGAACAGTTAGATTTATCAGGAAAGCAAGTTTTTCTTATTTTAACTTATGGAAGCGGAAAAGGGAAAGATAGAGCAATGAACAATTTTGAAAATTTATCTAACAAAAAAGGTGCAGAAGTTTTAGGTAAAAGATTTGTAAAAGGAAGAAAAGTAGATGAAGAATTTCCTACTATACAAGGAGGCATCAAAGAATGTTTAAAACAATTTCAACAGACAAAGCGCCGTGGGCAATAG
- a CDS encoding OmpA family protein: MRVLKILSICLIISFFVGCQSSKDVRDKHLKEKGETDITKPSALSIFTEDVTPLTTVTPESTGTTDVSTGKGMATAQEKQQAVKGESIPLQPIPLDKKFKSPSEFSPELAQIFSNVYFNYDRYDIGVADVPVLIKISQYLLQNPNMEILIEGHCDERGTREYNLVLGEQRSLSVRRFLVEQGVSPKRLYTVSYGKDNPVDPRSNEEAWAKNRRVEFKIAE; the protein is encoded by the coding sequence ATGAGAGTTCTTAAAATCTTATCAATATGTTTAATTATATCTTTTTTTGTAGGGTGCCAGTCTTCTAAAGACGTAAGAGACAAGCATTTGAAAGAGAAGGGAGAAACAGATATAACCAAACCTTCTGCGTTATCTATTTTTACTGAAGACGTAACCCCTTTAACAACTGTAACACCTGAATCAACAGGAACCACAGACGTTTCTACTGGGAAAGGTATGGCTACTGCACAAGAAAAACAGCAAGCAGTTAAAGGAGAATCCATCCCTTTACAACCTATCCCTTTAGATAAGAAATTTAAGTCACCTTCGGAGTTTTCTCCTGAATTAGCACAAATATTTAGTAATGTATATTTCAACTACGATAGATATGATATAGGAGTTGCGGATGTGCCAGTTTTGATAAAGATAAGCCAATATCTTCTCCAAAACCCCAATATGGAGATTTTGATAGAAGGTCACTGTGATGAAAGAGGTACCCGAGAATATAACCTTGTTCTTGGAGAACAGAGGTCGTTAAGTGTTAGAAGGTTTCTTGTTGAACAAGGAGTTTCTCCAAAAAGACTATATACTGTGAGTTACGGTAAAGATAATCCTGTTGATCCAAGAAGTAACGAAGAAGCTTGGGCGAAAAACAGAAGGGTAGAATTTAAAATAGCGGAGTAA
- a CDS encoding PilT/PilU family type 4a pilus ATPase, whose amino-acid sequence MVSDNNLIFALMKKSKEIGASDIHIHVGSPPVMRIKGALIRVDDVPLLTNEKIDEIVKDVLVKERDKVTLEEQGSIDISLSAQGIGRFRVNFYRQRGSTSIVARRISDKIPDFHSLHLPESMANTSRFINGLVLVTGPTGSGKSSTLAAIINDVNKKKACHILCIEDPIEFLYTNDKAIITQREIGIDVDSFRGALKYAVREDPDIILIGEIRDTDTVEFALHAAETGHLVLGTLHSSNATLTVSRLLNFFPQNRQPQVRKDLALHLRAVYSQLLLPSIKEDIQRVPACEIMFVNSLISRLITEEKDEKIIKAIKAGKEEGMVDFENSLVNLVNTEFIDKDTALLHAENPQSVEMKLRGIYLSEEGGIVN is encoded by the coding sequence ATGGTAAGTGATAACAATTTGATTTTTGCGTTAATGAAAAAATCTAAAGAGATTGGTGCATCTGATATACATATTCACGTTGGTTCTCCCCCTGTAATGAGGATAAAGGGAGCTCTAATTAGGGTTGATGATGTGCCACTTCTTACCAATGAAAAAATAGACGAAATTGTGAAAGATGTGTTGGTAAAAGAGAGAGATAAGGTAACTCTTGAAGAACAAGGTAGTATAGATATTTCTCTTAGCGCACAAGGTATTGGAAGATTTAGAGTTAATTTTTATCGCCAAAGAGGCTCAACATCTATTGTTGCTCGTAGAATTTCTGATAAGATTCCTGATTTTCACTCCCTACACCTACCAGAATCTATGGCAAACACTTCTCGTTTTATTAATGGACTTGTCTTGGTAACTGGTCCTACTGGAAGCGGAAAATCTTCAACTCTTGCAGCTATAATCAATGATGTAAACAAGAAGAAGGCGTGCCATATATTATGTATTGAAGACCCTATAGAGTTTCTTTATACAAACGATAAGGCAATTATTACCCAGAGAGAAATAGGAATAGATGTAGATTCTTTCCGTGGTGCTCTTAAATATGCTGTGAGAGAAGATCCTGATATTATACTCATAGGAGAGATAAGAGACACTGATACAGTAGAGTTTGCTCTTCACGCAGCTGAAACAGGGCACCTTGTGTTGGGGACTTTACACAGTTCTAACGCTACACTTACTGTTTCAAGATTACTCAATTTTTTCCCCCAGAACAGACAACCACAAGTAAGAAAAGACCTTGCTTTACACTTGAGAGCCGTATATTCTCAGTTACTATTGCCTTCAATTAAGGAAGATATACAGAGAGTACCGGCTTGCGAAATTATGTTTGTAAACTCTCTTATTTCCCGCCTTATAACAGAAGAGAAGGATGAAAAAATAATTAAAGCAATCAAAGCAGGTAAAGAAGAAGGTATGGTTGATTTTGAGAATTCTCTTGTAAACCTTGTGAATACTGAGTTTATAGATAAAGATACTGCTCTTCTACATGCAGAAAATCCTCAAAGCGTAGAAATGAAATTGAGAGGTATATATTTAAGCGAAGAGGGCGGCATAGTAAATTAG
- a CDS encoding biopolymer transporter ExbD, whose translation MLSRRNNNTTLPQLNITNLVDVALTLVVILLIISPFIEQGIEVNLPASSPAEIKIEKSVVITVASNNTYYLEGKKATLREIHNILQKRVNEGEDISVIVKGDEEVSYKNIIKVLDISKKCKIEKIGLATQIE comes from the coding sequence ATGTTAAGCAGAAGAAATAATAATACAACACTACCTCAGTTAAATATAACCAACCTTGTTGATGTGGCTTTAACACTTGTTGTCATCTTGCTTATCATATCTCCATTTATTGAGCAAGGTATAGAAGTTAATCTTCCAGCTTCTTCTCCTGCGGAGATAAAGATTGAAAAAAGCGTAGTTATTACTGTCGCTTCCAATAATACGTATTACCTTGAAGGTAAAAAAGCTACCTTGAGAGAGATACACAATATACTTCAAAAAAGGGTCAACGAAGGGGAAGACATCTCTGTTATAGTAAAAGGAGATGAAGAAGTCTCTTACAAAAATATTATAAAAGTCCTCGATATATCCAAAAAATGCAAAATAGAGAAGATTGGACTGGCTACACAGATAGAATAA
- a CDS encoding LysM peptidoglycan-binding domain-containing protein: MKRLSLLFLCVVLLLFSGCVATKDDIGFVQSKVTNVQDDFYATSKVIGERIKALETNINENNSIFSNNIKILSEKNDRLSKDVEDLSNEKALLSTKISTMEEDIRKLIGKIDELDYKFAEEMKKENLVNQQKDFEIRRDIKGLKETYNDIIISISSLSKNFSSIQGDVLEINQSQLKVADSLNKILSEVEKNSSQISQMEETTGKNFQIFIDELTRQESELYRLKTELSKTNSLPATYTENKDEEKTIKEENSSNRTKTYIVKKGDSIGVIASRFNTTSQAIKKLNNLQTDKIFVGQKLTIP, encoded by the coding sequence ATGAAACGATTAAGTCTTCTATTTTTATGTGTAGTCTTACTGCTTTTTTCAGGTTGTGTTGCTACAAAAGATGATATAGGGTTTGTTCAGAGTAAAGTGACAAACGTTCAAGATGATTTTTATGCTACTTCAAAAGTTATAGGTGAACGTATAAAAGCTCTTGAAACAAATATCAATGAAAACAACTCGATTTTTTCTAACAATATTAAGATTTTGTCAGAAAAAAATGACAGACTATCAAAAGATGTAGAAGACTTATCAAATGAGAAGGCACTTCTTTCAACAAAAATCTCTACAATGGAAGAAGATATCAGAAAACTTATTGGGAAGATAGATGAGTTGGATTATAAGTTTGCAGAAGAGATGAAAAAGGAAAACCTTGTGAATCAGCAGAAAGATTTTGAAATACGTAGAGATATTAAAGGGTTGAAAGAAACTTATAACGATATTATTATTTCCATATCTTCACTTAGTAAAAACTTTTCTTCTATACAAGGTGATGTTTTAGAAATAAACCAATCTCAACTGAAAGTTGCTGATTCTTTGAATAAAATATTATCTGAGGTTGAAAAGAACTCTTCACAAATTTCACAAATGGAAGAAACAACCGGAAAGAATTTTCAGATTTTTATAGATGAACTTACAAGGCAAGAGAGCGAACTTTATAGATTAAAGACAGAATTGTCAAAGACAAACAGTTTGCCTGCTACGTATACTGAGAATAAAGACGAAGAAAAAACAATCAAAGAAGAGAACTCTTCAAATAGGACAAAAACCTATATTGTAAAAAAGGGAGATAGTATAGGTGTGATTGCAAGCCGCTTCAACACAACATCTCAAGCAATAAAAAAACTTAACAACCTTCAAACCGACAAAATCTTTGTAGGGCAAAAACTTACAATCCCTTAA
- a CDS encoding alcohol dehydrogenase catalytic domain-containing protein codes for MESKGLYGKKHLDIQTRTINIPPPDENHVIVKIHACGVCGTDINFVNDWDGDPMALGHEIAAEVVEIGKNVKNIKVGDSVIVEDCSMCGVCKDCKSGHVEFCRNMYDMEGQPGMAEYMSVNFNSLNKFDGLDYVSASLTEPLAVSLTSVLNAEIPLGGSVVVLGPGPLGLMSAKIAKLRGAGFVGITGLPKDNPREEARLNLAQKWGCDLVLENGKHNIEEEIKKVFPDGVDRVIVSSPPQSMEDAFKIIRFGGIITFYGLHFGGKNKISVDINDMIFRKITLKPTFAEPAINFPVAINLLKEGLLPAADIITNTFGFTQAKEIMSSIIDGSQPIIKAVFVP; via the coding sequence ATGGAAAGTAAAGGACTTTATGGCAAAAAACATCTTGATATTCAAACAAGAACAATAAATATTCCACCACCTGATGAAAACCATGTTATAGTTAAAATACATGCTTGTGGTGTATGCGGAACAGATATAAATTTTGTTAATGATTGGGATGGTGACCCTATGGCTCTTGGGCACGAAATTGCAGCAGAAGTTGTTGAAATTGGAAAAAATGTAAAGAATATCAAGGTTGGGGATTCTGTAATAGTTGAAGATTGCTCTATGTGTGGGGTCTGTAAAGATTGTAAAAGTGGGCATGTTGAGTTTTGTAGAAATATGTATGATATGGAAGGTCAACCTGGTATGGCTGAATATATGTCGGTCAACTTTAACTCTCTTAACAAGTTTGATGGTCTTGACTATGTATCAGCATCTTTAACTGAACCTCTCGCGGTTTCTCTCACCTCTGTGCTTAACGCTGAAATACCTTTAGGGGGGAGTGTTGTAGTGCTTGGACCTGGTCCATTGGGATTGATGTCAGCCAAAATTGCAAAGTTGAGAGGTGCAGGATTTGTCGGAATAACTGGGTTACCTAAAGATAACCCAAGAGAGGAAGCAAGACTCAATCTGGCGCAAAAATGGGGTTGCGACCTTGTCCTAGAAAACGGAAAACATAATATTGAAGAAGAAATTAAGAAAGTTTTTCCTGATGGCGTGGATAGGGTAATAGTCTCTTCTCCACCACAAAGTATGGAAGATGCGTTTAAGATTATACGGTTTGGAGGTATTATTACTTTTTATGGTCTACATTTCGGAGGAAAAAATAAAATTAGTGTAGATATAAATGATATGATATTTAGAAAAATCACTCTGAAACCCACTTTTGCTGAGCCAGCAATAAATTTTCCTGTAGCTATAAACCTTCTTAAAGAAGGTCTTTTACCAGCTGCTGATATTATTACTAATACATTCGGTTTTACTCAGGCAAAAGAAATAATGTCTTCTATTATTGATGGTTCTCAACCTATTATAAAAGCTGTTTTTGTTCCATAA
- a CDS encoding secondary thiamine-phosphate synthase enzyme YjbQ, whose translation MKSWRKELYFNIPQRVGLVNITEEVQKAIDESGIKEGLCLVNAMHITASVFVNDDESGLHKDYKVWLEKIAPHQPISQYAHNNTGEDNADAHIKRQIMGREAVLAVTKGKLDFGPWEQIFYGEFDGNRRKRVLIKIIGE comes from the coding sequence ATGAAAAGTTGGAGAAAAGAACTCTATTTCAATATACCTCAACGGGTAGGATTGGTTAATATAACAGAGGAAGTACAGAAAGCTATTGATGAAAGTGGAATAAAAGAAGGGTTATGCCTCGTTAATGCTATGCATATAACAGCCAGTGTTTTTGTGAATGATGACGAAAGTGGTCTACATAAAGACTATAAGGTTTGGCTTGAAAAAATTGCTCCTCATCAGCCTATTTCTCAGTATGCACATAACAACACAGGCGAAGATAATGCTGACGCCCATATAAAAAGACAAATTATGGGCAGAGAAGCGGTGTTAGCTGTAACCAAAGGAAAACTTGACTTTGGACCTTGGGAACAGATTTTCTACGGTGAATTTGATGGAAATAGAAGAAAACGGGTATTAATAAAAATTATAGGGGAATAA
- a CDS encoding DegT/DnrJ/EryC1/StrS family aminotransferase, translating to MKEKLAIEGGKPVLERSDYKNWPIVNNATRAYINEVMDSGVFAGGTAPQVSALEKEWAEYLGIKHCLTTCSGTAALHMALSAIGIKPGDEVITSAFTFLASASCAIHQNGVPVFVDIDNRTYNIDPSKIEAVITERTKAIIPVHIQGLSADMDPILKIAEKHNLFVIEDACQAHGATYKGKKVGTMGDAAAFSLNNYKNLSGGEGGLFVTNDEVLLQKGNLIRCFGDEIDEVSHRRKYNASILGYMYRNHELPAAFTRGQLKHLDEYNEIRIKNANYLTEQLSRIPGVIPPYCPPECKHVYFMYNVRFDPQAVGINCSPLRFRTAIEKSLYKEGVLVGQWQTMPVPAQDLFQSKLGYGGSKYPWSLNEDKGIDYNYNVDQFPVAKKLCENYSVVHGVHAPNDLKLMEKIVCAFKKVFADIDTALKHVDDPVYPGADGKLYGAG from the coding sequence ATGAAAGAGAAATTAGCTATAGAAGGTGGTAAACCTGTTTTAGAAAGAAGTGATTATAAAAACTGGCCTATTGTTAACAACGCAACCCGTGCTTACATTAACGAAGTAATGGATAGCGGTGTTTTCGCTGGTGGAACTGCTCCGCAGGTTTCTGCACTTGAGAAAGAATGGGCAGAGTATCTTGGTATAAAACATTGTCTTACAACATGTAGTGGTACTGCTGCATTGCATATGGCTCTTTCAGCTATAGGGATAAAACCAGGTGATGAAGTTATCACCTCTGCATTTACTTTTCTTGCTTCTGCTTCGTGTGCTATACATCAGAACGGTGTGCCAGTATTTGTTGATATTGATAACAGAACATACAATATAGACCCTTCTAAAATTGAAGCAGTTATAACTGAACGAACAAAAGCTATAATTCCAGTACATATACAGGGATTATCAGCAGATATGGACCCTATCCTTAAAATAGCAGAAAAACATAACCTGTTTGTAATAGAAGATGCCTGTCAAGCGCACGGAGCCACATATAAAGGTAAGAAAGTAGGCACTATGGGCGATGCTGCTGCTTTTAGTCTTAATAACTATAAAAACCTGTCTGGAGGCGAAGGTGGTCTATTTGTAACCAACGATGAGGTTCTATTACAGAAAGGTAACCTAATAAGATGTTTTGGTGATGAAATTGACGAAGTTAGCCACAGAAGAAAATATAATGCATCTATCCTTGGGTATATGTATAGAAACCATGAGTTGCCTGCAGCGTTTACCAGAGGTCAACTTAAACATCTTGATGAATATAATGAAATAAGAATTAAAAATGCCAACTATCTTACAGAACAACTAAGTAGAATACCAGGAGTTATCCCTCCATATTGCCCGCCAGAATGTAAACACGTATATTTTATGTATAATGTAAGGTTTGACCCACAGGCGGTTGGTATAAATTGTTCCCCTTTAAGGTTTAGGACAGCCATAGAAAAATCTCTATATAAAGAAGGTGTTTTAGTAGGACAGTGGCAAACTATGCCTGTTCCAGCACAAGATTTGTTTCAAAGTAAGCTTGGGTACGGTGGTTCAAAATATCCTTGGTCATTAAATGAAGATAAAGGAATCGATTATAACTATAATGTTGACCAATTCCCTGTTGCTAAAAAACTATGTGAAAATTATAGCGTAGTTCACGGTGTTCATGCACCTAACGACTTAAAACTGATGGAAAAGATAGTTTGTGCTTTCAAAAAAGTTTTTGCAGATATAGATACTGCTCTTAAACACGTTGACGACCCTGTTTATCCGGGAGCTGACGGTAAATTATATGGAGCAGGTTGA
- a CDS encoding zinc-binding alcohol dehydrogenase: MKRKILTIDGAGRFEVELQDVPSLNEYDVLVEVKASGISPGTELGGIKHLRANPSNSTNSRAFGYQNSGIVVEIGKQVKNLKEGMRVACMGSGARHASIAVVPQNLCIPIPENVSFQEAAFTNLAGTAVQAIRRAQTEFGENFFIAGLGIVGNMIGQLASLCGCHTVGIDFFENRRVISKKVGFELVLTPENDSWIEECQNFSAPYGIDAVFLCFGGDATLFFQKILKIMKVSQDGHLMGRIVIPGGCEIKTRFASTLGNLDIRSSARTGPGYHDDSYEQGNDYPKVFVPWTTRRNIEEFYKAVSKRSLNINSIISHSFSLDEGAEACNLLVDYPEKALGVVLQP; the protein is encoded by the coding sequence ATGAAACGAAAGATTCTGACTATTGACGGAGCAGGAAGATTTGAAGTGGAACTGCAAGATGTACCCTCTTTAAATGAGTATGATGTTCTTGTGGAAGTCAAAGCATCAGGAATAAGCCCCGGTACCGAACTTGGCGGTATAAAACACTTAAGAGCTAACCCTTCTAATTCAACTAATAGCAGAGCTTTTGGATATCAGAATAGTGGAATAGTTGTAGAAATAGGTAAACAAGTAAAAAACCTTAAAGAAGGAATGAGGGTTGCCTGCATGGGTAGCGGTGCAAGACATGCAAGCATTGCTGTTGTTCCACAAAATCTATGTATTCCTATCCCTGAAAACGTTTCATTCCAAGAGGCTGCCTTCACAAACCTTGCAGGAACTGCTGTCCAAGCAATAAGAAGAGCTCAAACAGAATTTGGAGAAAACTTTTTTATTGCAGGCTTAGGTATCGTTGGAAATATGATAGGTCAACTGGCATCTTTATGTGGTTGCCATACTGTTGGTATTGATTTCTTTGAAAATCGAAGAGTTATATCCAAAAAAGTAGGGTTTGAACTTGTTTTAACTCCTGAGAATGATAGTTGGATTGAAGAGTGTCAAAACTTTTCTGCCCCGTACGGGATAGATGCAGTCTTTTTATGTTTTGGAGGAGACGCTACCCTATTTTTTCAAAAGATTCTTAAGATAATGAAAGTATCTCAGGATGGACATTTGATGGGTAGAATTGTTATACCGGGTGGATGCGAAATAAAAACAAGGTTTGCCTCCACATTAGGTAACCTTGATATAAGAAGTTCCGCAAGAACTGGCCCCGGATACCACGACGACTCTTATGAACAAGGTAACGATTATCCAAAAGTGTTTGTTCCGTGGACAACAAGACGTAATATTGAAGAGTTTTATAAAGCAGTATCAAAAAGGTCTTTAAATATCAACTCAATTATAAGTCACTCGTTTTCTTTAGATGAAGGAGCAGAGGCTTGTAACCTTCTGGTAGACTATCCAGAAAAAGCTTTGGGTGTAGTTCTACAACCTTAA
- a CDS encoding amidohydrolase: protein MKKREKAKKEICKVIDKHSKEIIEIGEKIFRMPEKGFQEFKTSSYVQEILEKKDIPFRSGLAITGVRADLKGGKKGPTLALLGELDALPVPDHPLADKQTGAAHACGHNAQIAGLLGAAIAFKNSGIMPYLSGNISFMAVPAEELNDIEYRLSLRKKGKISFLAGKQEFIKIGCFDDVDMAMMIHTTMGNKAGFTESHNGFVFKFSSFEGKAAHAAGPHSGINTLQAANIALTALNAQNETFKDNDRVRVHSVYEILNPAVNVVPPKVIMETQVRASSVESIIETANKTDRALKAGALALGAKVSIQTIPGYMPTVQNKKLIEIYKKNVLSFIPEENFFYSPPRASSTDMGDVSQVIPSIHPYLGGAEGSSHGNNYNIKDKKMAYVTSAKMLALCAIDLLWDGAVEAKTIIKEAKMPFTKEEYLAIQEKTFKKTVHNYTK from the coding sequence ATGAAAAAGAGAGAAAAAGCAAAAAAAGAGATATGTAAGGTTATAGATAAACACTCTAAAGAAATAATAGAAATTGGGGAGAAGATTTTTAGGATGCCAGAAAAAGGGTTTCAAGAATTTAAAACCTCTTCCTATGTCCAGGAAATATTAGAAAAAAAAGATATACCTTTTCGTTCAGGGCTAGCAATAACAGGCGTGCGTGCTGATTTGAAAGGTGGTAAAAAGGGTCCAACTCTTGCTCTGCTTGGAGAATTGGACGCTCTACCTGTTCCTGACCATCCTTTAGCTGATAAACAAACAGGAGCAGCTCATGCGTGCGGACATAACGCTCAGATAGCAGGTCTGCTTGGAGCTGCTATTGCTTTTAAAAATAGCGGTATTATGCCTTATTTGTCAGGCAATATTTCTTTTATGGCTGTCCCTGCAGAAGAACTTAATGATATTGAGTATAGGTTATCACTTAGAAAAAAGGGGAAAATATCATTTCTTGCAGGTAAACAAGAATTTATAAAAATTGGATGTTTCGATGATGTAGATATGGCAATGATGATACATACAACAATGGGTAACAAAGCAGGGTTTACGGAATCTCATAATGGGTTTGTATTTAAATTTTCTTCTTTTGAAGGTAAAGCGGCTCACGCTGCTGGTCCCCACTCAGGTATAAATACTTTACAGGCGGCAAATATAGCACTTACTGCTCTTAATGCTCAGAACGAAACATTTAAAGATAATGATAGGGTTAGAGTTCATTCAGTATATGAAATACTTAATCCAGCTGTAAATGTGGTGCCACCTAAAGTTATTATGGAAACTCAGGTGAGAGCGTCAAGCGTTGAATCTATAATCGAAACAGCTAACAAAACAGATAGGGCTTTAAAAGCAGGAGCCCTTGCTTTAGGTGCGAAGGTTTCTATACAAACAATCCCTGGATATATGCCGACGGTTCAGAATAAAAAGTTGATAGAAATTTATAAAAAGAATGTTTTATCTTTTATACCTGAAGAAAATTTTTTCTATAGTCCACCGAGAGCCTCTTCTACAGATATGGGAGATGTTTCTCAAGTAATTCCTTCAATTCATCCTTATCTGGGCGGTGCTGAAGGCTCATCCCATGGGAACAATTATAATATAAAAGATAAAAAAATGGCTTATGTAACATCTGCTAAAATGCTTGCTTTATGTGCAATTGACTTGCTATGGGACGGTGCTGTGGAAGCAAAAACGATAATAAAAGAAGCAAAAATGCCCTTTACAAAAGAAGAATACCTTGCTATTCAGGAGAAAACCTTTAAGAAAACGGTTCACAACTATACGAAATAA
- a CDS encoding RidA family protein: protein MFKTISTDKAPWAIGPYSQAVVSGDLVFLSGQIPIDPSTNEIIKGDISAQTQQVINNIIVILKEAKCEIENVIKTTVFLQDMQDFNEMNLVYASFFKHKPARSTVQVACLPKKALVEIECIAIKG from the coding sequence ATGTTTAAAACAATTTCAACAGACAAAGCGCCGTGGGCAATAGGTCCTTATTCTCAAGCAGTAGTCTCTGGGGACCTTGTTTTTCTATCAGGTCAGATTCCTATAGACCCTTCTACTAACGAGATAATTAAGGGAGATATTTCAGCACAAACCCAACAAGTTATAAACAATATAATAGTAATACTAAAAGAAGCAAAATGTGAGATTGAAAACGTGATTAAAACAACGGTTTTTTTACAAGATATGCAAGATTTTAATGAGATGAACCTTGTATACGCAAGTTTTTTTAAACATAAACCAGCACGAAGCACAGTCCAGGTTGCTTGCCTTCCTAAAAAAGCTTTGGTTGAGATAGAATGTATTGCTATTAAAGGGTGA
- a CDS encoding TonB family protein: MQNREDWTGYTDRIKKKSLGITFLIHCFGLFILVGSPWKKNNIISHQVIDIQLINIPISKILSETSQVVETKEEIQKKKIVPEPSRAKEGPKSKKTSEEQKSKKTSISTEKKEVSSFSSESFKEKLIAKIESRPVKTEKEVYKGKSVQIEKLQGTSLEMSVVRQRDAIPDWYVMLLKSKIKENWKVPNVLGIRKTTVSFRVYKSGVIESVSLELSSGNRGFDISVVEAVKSTKNIPNFPSDIKQPYLDIVIEFSTEV, encoded by the coding sequence ATGCAAAATAGAGAAGATTGGACTGGCTACACAGATAGAATAAAAAAGAAGAGTTTAGGTATAACTTTTCTAATCCATTGTTTTGGGCTTTTTATCCTTGTTGGTTCACCGTGGAAAAAAAATAATATAATTTCTCATCAAGTGATAGATATTCAGTTAATAAATATCCCTATATCAAAAATATTATCAGAGACCAGTCAAGTGGTCGAAACAAAAGAAGAGATTCAGAAAAAAAAGATTGTTCCTGAACCTTCCAGAGCCAAAGAAGGACCAAAATCCAAAAAAACTTCTGAAGAACAAAAATCTAAAAAAACTTCTATAAGCACAGAAAAGAAAGAAGTTTCTTCTTTTTCAAGCGAAAGTTTCAAAGAAAAACTAATTGCTAAAATAGAAAGTAGACCAGTTAAAACAGAAAAGGAAGTCTATAAAGGAAAATCTGTACAGATTGAAAAACTACAAGGTACTTCTTTAGAGATGTCAGTTGTAAGACAACGAGATGCTATTCCAGACTGGTATGTTATGCTTTTAAAAAGTAAGATAAAAGAGAATTGGAAGGTGCCCAATGTTCTGGGTATCAGGAAGACTACCGTTTCTTTTAGGGTTTACAAAAGTGGCGTGATAGAAAGTGTTTCTCTTGAGTTAAGTTCAGGAAATAGAGGGTTTGATATCTCTGTTGTTGAAGCTGTCAAATCAACAAAAAACATACCCAACTTTCCTTCTGATATAAAACAACCATATTTAGATATTGTTATTGAATTTAGCACGGAGGTGTAA